TCGGGTCGGCCACGGTGAACGTGTACGACCCCTGCACCGGGTGCCCGTCGGCGGAGACGATCCGGTACGCCACCGTGTAGACGCCGTTGACCAGCGGCTCGTCGATGGTGACCGTGCCCTTGGTGCCGTCCACCTCCGGCTCGCTGGTGGCCACCTTCTCCTTGTCCGCGTCACTGAGCGTGATCGTGGTGTAGTCCGGGTTCAGCCGCTGGAGGAACTGCAGGGTGACCTTGGTCGGCGCCTTCTTGACCTCGGCGTCCTGCGCCGGGGTGGCCTTGGTCAGCACGTTGTGCGCGTACGCGGGGGAGGCGGGCGTGGCCAGCAGCGCCGTGGCGGCCAGCAGCGAGGCGGCCAGCGCGGCGGTGACCCGGTGGCGGAGGCGGGTGGACATGCGGGTGATTCTCCTCGTCAGTCGAGCAGTTGCCGGCCGATCCAGCCGTCCTCCGGGCACCCCGGCGGGACGGCGAAGACGGCGGAACCGATCGGGGTGACCCACTCGTTGAGCAGGTCCCGCTCGGCGAGCCGCCGCTGGATGGGCAGGAACTGGCGGTCGATGTCGGCCTGGTAGGAGGCGAAGATCAGTCCGCTGTCGGCGGTGCCGTCGGCGGCCGGTGTTCCATCGTAGTTGTAGGGGCGGCGGAGGATCCGGAACCGGTCGTCGGTGACGTGTGCGCGGGTGACGTGGGAGAAGTCCGGCATCACGGTCAGCCCGTCCGGGCCGAGGGCGGCGAAGTCCGGCTCGTCGTGCTCGTCCGCGCCGGTCAGCGGGGCACCGTCGTTCAGTCGCCGGCCGACGGCCATTTCCCGGTCGACGCGGCCGAGCAGGTCCCAGGTCTCCAGGTCCATCCTGATGCGCCGCACCACGAGCGTGGTGCCGTGCCGCAGCCAGTCCGGGCCGTCCGGCACCCAGACCGCAGTCTCCACCGGCGCGCCCGGCTTCGGGTTGGCGGTGCCGTCGAGCTGACCGAACAGGTTGCGTTGGGTCCGGCCCGGCTCGGCACCGGCGGCCCGCCGGAAACCCTGCTGGACCCAGCGGACGGTGGCGAACGGGCGGCTGTCCTTGACCAGCACCCGCTGGGCGTGCGCGACGGTGATCGGGTCGTCGGCGCAGACCTGCACCAGCAGGTCCCCGCCGGACCAGCGCGGTTGCAGCCGGTCGATGCGG
Above is a window of Verrucosispora sp. NA02020 DNA encoding:
- a CDS encoding copper resistance CopC family protein — encoded protein: MSTRLRHRVTAALAASLLAATALLATPASPAYAHNVLTKATPAQDAEVKKAPTKVTLQFLQRLNPDYTTITLSDADKEKVATSEPEVDGTKGTVTIDEPLVNGVYTVAYRIVSADGHPVQGSYTFTVADPTATAEPTPSPTPSPTPSPEPTETTPSAEPTVSTSPAASDADDDSTPVGLLVGAGVLVILAVGAAVFLLRRRRTAGQ
- a CDS encoding Dyp-type peroxidase; its protein translation is MTPTRRPVSRRGLLTGGALAAGGTLAGAAAVAAGRNDPPPVRPEPVAVTVGAAVEPFHGVHQSGITTEPQAHAAFVAFTLRPGTDRAALGRMLRLLSDDAARLTQGRPALADTEPELGMLPARLTVTFGFGPGLFTAAGLDDRRPPSVADLPAFRIDRLQPRWSGGDLLVQVCADDPITVAHAQRVLVKDSRPFATVRWVQQGFRRAAGAEPGRTQRNLFGQLDGTANPKPGAPVETAVWVPDGPDWLRHGTTLVVRRIRMDLETWDLLGRVDREMAVGRRLNDGAPLTGADEHDEPDFAALGPDGLTVMPDFSHVTRAHVTDDRFRILRRPYNYDGTPAADGTADSGLIFASYQADIDRQFLPIQRRLAERDLLNEWVTPIGSAVFAVPPGCPEDGWIGRQLLD